One part of the Phragmites australis chromosome 3, lpPhrAust1.1, whole genome shotgun sequence genome encodes these proteins:
- the LOC133911762 gene encoding tryptamine benzoyltransferase 1-like: protein MEITTSTTMLKPVYSTPHPLAGEKVPLTVFDRAALDIFVPTVRAYAAPAPSNEAIKDGLLRAVAPYPHLAGRLAVDDQGRRFLHVNNEGVLVVEATVETDLADVLADGIAAKIDELYPPLPEENVGAALLHVKLNRYKCGGVVIGTIAHHHVADGHSLSIFFTTWASAVREGKDFTIPSAPFLDRAATAVPRSTPTPKFDHWSIEFKKGGDDDHSSKFHAVVPMDKIKDLTVHFTAEFIAELKARVGVRCSTFQCLLAHVWKKITAARDLEPEAFTEVRVAVNCRGRANPPVPMDFFGNMVLWAFPRLQVRDLLNSSYGSVVGAIRDAVSRIDGEYIQSFVDFGAVLDMSGEELTATAAATGTMLCPDLEVDSWLGFQFHQMDLGTGPPCAFLTPDLPIEGLMIFVPSRTAKGGVDLFVAVAEDHVDAFEQICYSLG, encoded by the exons ATGGAGATCACGACGTCCACGACGATGCTGAAGCCGGTCTACTCCACCCCGCACCCGCTCGCCGGCGAGAAGGTCCCGCTGACCGTCTTCGACCGCGCCGCCTTGGACATCTTCGTCCCCACCGTGCGCGCCTacgccgcgccggcgccgtccAACGAGGCGATCAAGGATGGCCTCCTCAGGGCCGTCGCACCGTACCCTCACCTGGCGGGTCGGCTCGCCGTCGACGACCAGGGCCGCCGGTTCCTCCACGTCAACAACGAGGGCGTGCTTGTGGTAGAGGCGACAGTGGAAACCGACCTGGCCGACGTGCTCGCCGACGGCATAGCCGCAAAAATCGACGAGCTTTACCCGCCGCTCCCAGAG GAGAACGTCGGGGCGGCACTGCTGCATGTCAAGCTCAACCGCTACAAGTGTGGCGGCGTCGTGATCGGCACCATCGCCCACCACCACGTCGCCGACGGCCACTCCTTGAGCATCTTCTTCACGACGTGGGCGAGCGCGGTGCGCGAGGGCAAGGACTTCACCATCCCATCGGCGCCCTTCCTCGACCGCGCGGCAACTGCCGTGCCTCGCAGCACTCCAACGCCGAAGTTCGACCACTGGTCCATCGAGTTCAAGAAGGGAGGGGATGACGACCATAGCTCCAAGTTCCACGCCGTGGTCCCTATGGACAAGATCAAGGACCTCACCGTGCATTTCACGGCCGAGTTCATCGCCGAGCTCAAAGCACGCGTGGGCGTCCGGTGCAGCACGTTCCAGTGCCTCCTCGCGCACGTGTGGAAGAAGATCACGGCGGCGCGGGACCTCGAGCCGGAGGCCTTCACGGAGGTGAGGGTGGCGGTGAACTGCAGGGGACGGGCCAACCCTCCGGTGCCAATGGACTTCTTCGGAAACATGGTTCTATGGGCGTTCCCGAGGCTTCAGGTCAGGGACCTCCTGAACTCAAGCTACGGTAGCGTGGTCGGCGCGATCCGCGACGCCGTGTCGCGCATCGACGGCGAGTACATCCAGTCCTTCGTGGACTTCGGAGCGGTGTTGGACATGAGCGGGGAGGAGCTCaccgcgacggcggcggcgaccggcaCGATGCTGTGCCCGGACCTGGAGGTGGACAGCTGGCTGGGGTTCCAATTCCACCAGATGGACCTCGGCACTGGGCCGCCGTGCGCGTTCCTGACTCCGGACCTGCCCATCGAGGGGCTGATGATCTTCGTGCCGTCGCGCACGGCGAAGGGCGGCGTAGACCTGTTCGTGGCCGTCGCGGAGGACCACGTCGACGCGTTCGAGCAAATCTGCTACTCTCTTGGTTGA